From the genome of Streptomyces sp. NBC_01116, one region includes:
- a CDS encoding DEAD/DEAH box helicase — translation MTVPPAPADVFDLLDPILGHHIVNTLGWRGLRPLQAEAVTPLLAGEDALLLAPTAGGKTEAAVFPLLTRMNQQGWMGTGVLYLCPLKALLNNLAPRIDGYAQWVGRRAALWHGDTPESVRRRIRTDSPDFILTTPESLEAMLISVKTDHTHTLGRVRAVVVDEVHAFAGDDRGWHLLAVLERLERLTGHRIQRIGLSATVGNPDALLTWLQGASPTGRSGQVIAPGVTLPAGDNTSGSGGPPRPGGDVELDYVGSLANAAKVISALHRGEKRLVFCDSRKQVEELGAALRAHEVTVFLSHASLSTDERARSEQAFAEARDCVIVSTSTLELGIDVGDLDRVVQIDSPGTVASFLQRIGRTGRRSGTTRNCLFLATRPSSLLQAAGLLTLWSRGWVEAVTPPPSPRHLVAQQLLAITLQEHRIGDRLWPRQWNGLAPFDRSAAPLLSHLVSEGFLDNDGGMLFIGLEAEKHFGRRHFMELTASFTAPPEFTVLAGRTEIGTIDPAVLTEERQGSRRLLLAGRSWQVTFIDWARRRAFVEPVEDGGVAKWQGNETRGLSYALTRSMRDVLLGTDPDVRLTRRATVTLAELRRDRAPREVHPAGSLLVRDADAARWWTWAGYRANATLTASLGNLADPVQRPTDTHVRLRQDLSPADWKAARAELPDSLTLPTVDPRAVRGLKFSAALPPRIATTTLAERLADLDGALAAAREPVRLEWHA, via the coding sequence ATGACGGTCCCCCCGGCCCCAGCCGACGTCTTCGACCTGCTCGACCCGATCCTCGGACACCACATCGTCAACACCCTCGGCTGGCGCGGGCTCCGCCCGCTGCAGGCGGAAGCCGTCACACCGCTGCTCGCCGGTGAGGACGCCCTCCTGCTCGCCCCCACCGCCGGAGGCAAGACCGAGGCCGCGGTGTTCCCCCTGCTGACGCGGATGAACCAGCAGGGCTGGATGGGCACCGGCGTGCTGTACCTCTGCCCGCTCAAGGCACTCCTGAACAACCTGGCGCCCCGGATCGACGGCTACGCCCAGTGGGTGGGACGCCGAGCCGCCCTCTGGCACGGGGACACCCCCGAGTCCGTACGCCGCCGTATCCGGACCGATTCCCCGGACTTCATACTCACCACACCCGAGTCCCTCGAAGCGATGCTCATCAGCGTCAAGACCGACCACACGCACACGCTGGGCCGGGTGCGCGCCGTCGTCGTCGACGAGGTGCACGCCTTCGCCGGGGACGACCGCGGCTGGCACCTGCTCGCCGTACTCGAACGCCTGGAACGGCTGACCGGCCACCGCATCCAGCGCATCGGTCTTTCCGCCACCGTCGGTAACCCCGACGCCCTGCTCACCTGGCTCCAGGGCGCGAGCCCCACCGGCCGGTCGGGCCAGGTCATCGCCCCGGGTGTCACCCTGCCCGCCGGTGACAACACCTCTGGTTCCGGTGGTCCCCCCCGCCCCGGCGGAGACGTCGAACTCGACTACGTCGGCTCGCTCGCCAATGCCGCCAAGGTGATCTCCGCCCTGCACCGCGGCGAGAAGCGGCTGGTCTTCTGCGACTCCCGCAAACAGGTGGAGGAGCTCGGCGCGGCTCTGCGCGCCCACGAGGTCACCGTCTTCCTCTCCCACGCCTCCCTCTCCACCGACGAACGCGCACGCTCCGAGCAGGCGTTCGCCGAGGCGCGTGACTGCGTCATCGTGTCCACCTCCACCCTGGAACTCGGCATCGACGTCGGCGACCTCGACCGAGTCGTCCAGATCGACTCCCCCGGCACCGTTGCCTCGTTCCTGCAGCGCATCGGCCGCACCGGACGCCGCAGCGGCACCACTCGCAACTGTCTCTTCCTCGCCACCCGGCCCAGCAGCCTGCTCCAAGCCGCCGGCCTGCTCACCCTGTGGTCCCGCGGCTGGGTGGAGGCCGTCACTCCGCCGCCCTCTCCCCGCCACCTCGTCGCCCAGCAACTCCTCGCCATCACCCTGCAGGAGCACCGCATCGGTGACCGGCTGTGGCCCAGGCAGTGGAACGGCCTAGCCCCCTTCGACCGGTCCGCCGCGCCACTCCTCTCGCACCTTGTCTCCGAAGGTTTTCTCGACAACGACGGCGGCATGCTGTTCATCGGCCTCGAAGCCGAGAAGCACTTTGGGCGTCGGCACTTCATGGAACTGACCGCCTCCTTCACCGCGCCTCCCGAGTTCACCGTGCTCGCCGGACGTACCGAGATCGGCACCATCGACCCCGCTGTCCTCACCGAGGAACGACAGGGCTCGCGCAGGCTGCTCCTGGCCGGCCGCAGCTGGCAGGTCACCTTCATCGACTGGGCCCGGCGCCGCGCCTTCGTCGAACCCGTCGAGGACGGCGGCGTCGCCAAATGGCAAGGCAACGAAACCCGGGGTCTGTCGTACGCGCTCACCCGCTCCATGCGTGACGTCCTTCTCGGTACTGATCCCGACGTCCGCCTCACCCGCCGCGCCACTGTGACCCTCGCTGAACTCCGAAGGGACCGCGCACCCCGCGAAGTTCACCCTGCGGGCTCCCTCCTGGTCCGCGACGCGGACGCCGCCCGGTGGTGGACCTGGGCCGGCTACCGCGCCAACGCCACCCTCACCGCCTCCCTCGGCAACCTCGCCGACCCCGTGCAGCGCCCCACCGACACCCACGTCCGGCTCCGCCAGGACCTCTCCCCCGCCGACTGGAAAGCCGCCCGCGCCGAACTCCCCGACTCCCTCACACTGCCCACAGTCGACCCACGGGCCGTCCGCGGCCTGAAGTTCTCGGCAGCCCTCCCACCCCGTATCGCCACCACGACCCTCGCCGAACGCCTCGCCGACCTCGACGGTGCCCTTGCCGCGGCCCGTGAGCCCGTACGACTGGAATGGCACGCCTGA
- the brxD gene encoding BREX system ATP-binding protein BrxD, whose protein sequence is MTRPTPDISTARRQDVLDALRRGTVPQAGLGLFAVGLTRFEAALDDNLNTVTRGGSAFHALRGEYGSGKTFFARWLAENAKRRGLAVSEVQISETETPLHRLETVYRKLTERLTTATHQPSALRAVIDSWLYALEEEALASGEIEDDDEGGLAAAVDELLELRLAAVARTTPAFSAALRGYHRAVASGDGPQAEALIAWLGGQKSVAAAAKRAAGIRGDLDHFGALGFLQGLLTVLRDCGHPGLLLVLDEVETLQRVRGDVREKSLNALRQLLDEIDSGRFPGLFLVITGTPAFYDGPQGVQRLPPLAQRLATDFTTDPRFDSPRAVQLRLPGFDLASLGELGRKVREIYAADARRPDRLATHADDTYLEELARSLTGSLGGKVGIAPRLYLRKLVADVLDRIDEFDDFDPRKHYALTLDSAELTPTERNAAGADDIELELEPFVDTAPEPSTESKSS, encoded by the coding sequence ATGACCCGGCCGACACCCGACATCAGCACCGCGCGGCGCCAGGACGTCCTCGACGCACTGCGGCGCGGCACCGTGCCCCAGGCGGGACTCGGCCTGTTCGCCGTCGGCCTGACCCGCTTCGAGGCGGCGCTCGACGACAACCTGAACACGGTCACCCGCGGCGGCTCCGCCTTCCACGCCCTGCGCGGCGAGTACGGCTCGGGCAAGACCTTCTTCGCCCGCTGGCTCGCCGAGAACGCCAAGCGGCGCGGGCTCGCCGTCAGCGAGGTGCAGATCTCCGAGACCGAGACCCCTCTGCACCGTCTGGAGACCGTCTACCGCAAGCTCACCGAACGCCTCACCACGGCCACCCACCAACCCTCCGCGCTGCGGGCGGTGATCGACTCATGGCTGTACGCCCTGGAGGAGGAGGCCCTCGCGTCCGGTGAGATCGAGGACGACGACGAGGGCGGCCTCGCGGCCGCGGTGGACGAGCTCCTGGAACTCCGGCTCGCCGCCGTCGCCCGCACCACCCCGGCCTTCTCCGCCGCACTGCGCGGCTACCACCGGGCCGTGGCCTCGGGGGACGGGCCGCAGGCCGAAGCGCTCATCGCCTGGCTCGGCGGACAGAAATCCGTGGCCGCCGCCGCCAAACGCGCCGCCGGAATCCGCGGCGACCTCGACCACTTCGGCGCCCTGGGATTCCTCCAGGGGCTGTTGACCGTCCTGCGCGACTGCGGGCATCCGGGCCTGCTGCTCGTCCTCGACGAAGTGGAGACCCTGCAGCGGGTGCGGGGCGACGTACGGGAGAAATCCCTCAACGCACTGCGCCAACTCCTCGACGAGATCGACAGCGGCCGGTTCCCCGGGCTGTTCCTCGTCATCACCGGTACCCCCGCCTTCTATGACGGGCCGCAGGGCGTCCAGCGCCTCCCCCCACTGGCCCAGCGCCTGGCCACCGACTTCACCACCGACCCCCGCTTCGACTCCCCGCGGGCCGTGCAGCTTCGCCTGCCCGGATTCGACCTGGCCTCGCTCGGCGAACTGGGCCGCAAGGTCCGCGAGATCTACGCGGCCGACGCCCGCCGGCCCGACCGTCTCGCCACCCACGCCGACGACACCTACCTGGAAGAGCTGGCCCGCTCGCTCACCGGATCGCTCGGTGGCAAGGTCGGCATCGCACCACGTCTGTACCTGCGCAAACTCGTCGCCGACGTGCTGGACCGGATCGACGAGTTCGACGACTTCGACCCACGCAAGCACTACGCCCTCACCCTGGACAGCGCCGAACTCACTCCCACGGAACGCAACGCGGCCGGCGCCGACGACATCGAGCTGGAACTGGAACCGTTCGTGGACACCGCTCCCGAGCCGAGTACGGAATCGAAGTCGTCATGA
- the pglZ gene encoding BREX-2 system phosphatase PglZ, whose amino-acid sequence MSTTRPVAGRRAVEVLLETELARAPGCRLVLVDAVWDSADKDTEFTVRVGTGHRRVLVTDQDSPLGIADAWNRHLAQAEDGTGDDSVLVVTGTVPPDQLGWDLRAHAPHRRPLPVNRTEIVAQIFGAADLDPRMLGEHWLLDALLAAEPLDGWPRTSGVLTRDRAVRALLAARLGLGDTEADTLDLDADTLFSWTRGASGPARFAALSEDERRGLGEWLGRAAGEAAPILLTLAAEGRGADALPLGALASAALASSRSEAAVFALGSLFGSALTAFDRLKPFAEAATGVLTRWTAQAEGGGAQADQARHRLLGVLERADRLAAGARLDTLITSDRLLPSGYRGRLRSLATALTEGAHAGSGDAAGDAESALNDLAAHQLAAVYGHSTETAHTAVRLLRRLAVPMPALSHVGQAVQEHLADTGWVDLAVGILAEGDESPDPVIGEAYRRLIRAVRERRSAIDEAFAALLARWTENAAQQADGGALLIEDVLARAAAPLARDGGRPLIVVLDGMSADVAVRLAGELDRRVWTEIVPSPGRGALPARQAAVSMLPSITRVSRASLLCGRASEGGQDAERSGFAAFWRKRHREGRLFHKGSFEGAAGHRLAPEFIEALASDEVVAVVVNTIDDALSRGREGTSGRWGLRDIGKLPDLLNAARDHGRPVLLVSDHGHVIDRTDRGNLPLQVTGVKGTRWRTGTPQDGEVSLSGPRVRTDSGRATLAWRDDIRYTARQAGYHGGASLAEVTVPVTTLIPAEGAVPSGWVLLPSEATEPGWWNSSSGAGTAPWHTRTTDAAALARTPDPGPEKTDSPANAAGRQKAERIPATAASGSPVPVALRAVDVDAAPRPLPRTSLGEHVVRSLPYKAQKEFVRLAPGEKAVAAVLDALLAAGGKLSPGAVAAAAQAATGKSQRNPERFATVLERLLNIDGYPVLRLIESGRTVQLDKALLQEQFLEGGPA is encoded by the coding sequence ATGAGCACCACCCGTCCCGTCGCCGGCCGCCGGGCCGTCGAGGTACTCCTGGAGACCGAGCTCGCCCGCGCTCCCGGCTGCCGGCTCGTCCTGGTCGACGCCGTCTGGGACAGCGCGGACAAGGACACGGAGTTCACCGTGCGGGTCGGGACCGGGCACCGCCGGGTCCTCGTCACCGACCAGGACTCCCCGCTCGGCATCGCCGACGCCTGGAACCGCCACCTCGCACAGGCTGAGGACGGTACCGGTGACGACAGTGTCCTCGTCGTCACCGGTACCGTCCCGCCCGACCAGCTCGGCTGGGACCTGCGCGCCCACGCGCCGCACCGGCGGCCGCTGCCTGTGAACCGGACCGAGATCGTCGCCCAGATCTTCGGGGCGGCCGACCTCGACCCCCGGATGCTCGGCGAGCACTGGCTGCTCGACGCCCTCCTGGCGGCCGAACCCCTCGACGGCTGGCCCCGCACCAGTGGCGTCCTCACCCGCGACCGGGCCGTACGCGCCCTGCTCGCGGCCCGGCTCGGCCTCGGCGACACCGAGGCCGACACCCTGGACCTGGACGCCGACACCCTCTTCTCCTGGACCCGCGGCGCCTCGGGCCCCGCACGATTCGCCGCGCTGTCCGAGGACGAGCGGCGCGGTCTCGGCGAATGGCTCGGCCGGGCTGCCGGAGAAGCGGCCCCCATCCTCCTCACCCTGGCCGCCGAAGGACGGGGCGCCGACGCCCTGCCGCTCGGCGCACTGGCCTCCGCCGCCCTCGCCTCGTCCCGGTCCGAAGCTGCTGTCTTCGCCCTCGGCTCGCTCTTCGGCAGCGCGCTCACCGCCTTCGACCGGCTGAAGCCCTTCGCGGAAGCAGCCACCGGGGTCCTCACCCGCTGGACCGCGCAAGCGGAAGGCGGCGGGGCCCAGGCCGACCAGGCCCGGCACCGGCTCCTCGGCGTCCTCGAACGCGCCGACCGACTGGCCGCCGGAGCCCGGCTCGACACCCTGATCACCTCGGACCGCCTGCTGCCCTCCGGCTACCGCGGCCGGCTGCGCTCCCTGGCCACCGCCCTCACCGAGGGTGCGCACGCCGGAAGCGGCGATGCGGCCGGAGACGCCGAATCAGCACTGAACGACCTCGCCGCGCACCAACTGGCCGCCGTGTACGGCCACTCGACCGAGACCGCACACACCGCGGTCCGCCTGCTGCGCCGACTCGCCGTGCCAATGCCCGCCCTCTCCCACGTCGGCCAGGCCGTACAGGAACATCTCGCCGACACCGGCTGGGTCGACCTGGCCGTCGGCATCCTCGCCGAGGGCGACGAATCACCCGACCCGGTCATCGGCGAGGCCTACCGGCGGCTCATAAGAGCCGTACGGGAGCGCCGGTCCGCCATCGACGAGGCGTTCGCCGCGCTGCTCGCCCGCTGGACCGAGAACGCAGCCCAGCAGGCCGACGGGGGCGCCCTGCTCATCGAGGACGTGCTAGCCCGGGCCGCGGCCCCGTTGGCCCGCGACGGCGGCCGGCCGCTGATCGTCGTACTCGACGGAATGAGCGCGGACGTCGCCGTCCGGCTCGCCGGCGAGCTGGACCGGCGGGTATGGACCGAAATCGTCCCCTCCCCCGGCAGGGGTGCCCTCCCCGCCCGGCAGGCGGCGGTCTCGATGCTGCCCTCCATCACCCGGGTCAGCCGGGCCTCCCTGCTGTGCGGGCGGGCCTCCGAAGGCGGGCAGGACGCGGAGCGCTCGGGGTTCGCCGCCTTCTGGCGCAAGCGCCACCGGGAGGGCCGGCTCTTCCATAAGGGCAGCTTCGAAGGCGCGGCCGGGCACCGCCTCGCCCCCGAGTTCATCGAGGCGCTCGCCTCGGACGAGGTGGTCGCGGTCGTGGTCAACACCATCGACGACGCACTGTCCAGAGGCCGGGAGGGCACCAGTGGACGCTGGGGACTGCGTGACATCGGCAAACTGCCCGACCTGCTGAACGCGGCCCGCGACCACGGTCGCCCCGTCCTCCTGGTCTCCGACCACGGACATGTCATCGACCGTACCGACCGCGGGAACCTGCCCCTCCAGGTCACCGGCGTCAAGGGAACCCGCTGGCGTACCGGCACCCCCCAGGACGGGGAGGTGTCGCTGAGCGGGCCACGCGTCCGGACCGACAGCGGCCGCGCGACCCTGGCCTGGCGCGACGACATCCGCTACACCGCACGGCAGGCGGGCTACCACGGCGGCGCCTCACTCGCCGAGGTCACCGTCCCCGTCACCACCCTGATCCCGGCCGAAGGAGCCGTGCCGTCGGGATGGGTCCTGCTGCCCTCCGAGGCGACCGAACCCGGATGGTGGAACTCCTCCTCGGGGGCGGGTACCGCGCCGTGGCACACCCGGACCACGGATGCCGCGGCCTTGGCTAGGACCCCGGACCCAGGACCGGAGAAGACCGACAGCCCAGCGAATGCCGCCGGACGACAGAAAGCCGAGCGGATTCCTGCCACGGCTGCCTCCGGCTCCCCTGTTCCGGTCGCACTCCGGGCCGTCGACGTGGACGCCGCTCCCCGCCCGCTCCCCCGGACAAGCCTGGGCGAGCACGTCGTGCGCAGCCTCCCGTACAAGGCGCAGAAGGAGTTCGTACGTCTGGCTCCCGGTGAGAAAGCCGTCGCGGCCGTCCTCGACGCGCTGCTCGCGGCCGGCGGGAAGCTCTCGCCGGGTGCAGTCGCCGCGGCCGCCCAGGCCGCCACCGGCAAGTCCCAGCGCAACCCAGAGCGCTTCGCCACCGTCCTGGAGCGGCTGCTCAACATCGACGGCTACCCCGTGCTCCGGCTCATCGAGTCCGGCCGCACCGTCCAGCTCGACAAGGCCCTGCTCCAGGAGCAGTTCCTGGAAGGCGGCCCCGCATGA
- a CDS encoding ATP-binding protein, whose amino-acid sequence MFIALPPGARLARRLATHRLHVWAHRYGSETNDAVALVVAELAANSVTHGAVRGRGALLRLSRERDGLIRVEVSDTRGERLPAPAAPDATAVAGRGLMIVAALAEDWRCGPARARPARLYGPVSALPEPLADALRRPDPGSSTRVSWQDRSHARPWWCGSAGRGRCGELELLMAMGNGTVLRDVLDIKEDAHAGDFKIELSQGFSGKSAGSIAEYVVTPQLAKEFDKALRLVRDALRKNTSYAAYLHGSFGAGKSHFLTVLHAVLNGDPAAQTKERLGDVVTGHQDWLRDKKFLMVPFHLVGYPSLEGALLGGYADAVRKLHPDEATPLVFRADSLLADARNLRASIGDEAFLRLLPAPRSQKAPVPPAAPADGDDTPELRPIGAAPAQGWTAAALDAALDAPAGDPGRDQLVTALFDGPMKSYAGSTGGEEGAYIPLDDGLSEISKHAKGLGYQGVVLFLDELVLWLQAKMSDRTFINEQIQKTVKLIETTNPDRPVPIISFVSRQRDLSQLVGKDVLGSDVENLNQALKYLEERFEVINLEDRNLPEIIKERVLKPRAGQEAVLDAAFAGIDRTSQIVKDVLLDGDGATGSRWEDFRSVYPLSPALLNVLVALSGALQRERSGLKLVQQLMELNADTELGSLIPLGDLWDVLIHGTGTAFTDKLNQESESAMRFHAKARAHLLEKYGSPDSTDFRADERFVKTLLLAALAPEVPALRQLTGTRLAALNHGSVRSRTVPVGERVRERMKALQLEFPAELRAEGGDDPVFSIHLSDLDVEPILDAVAGEDKTGVRQTWARERMRQELGLGKGPEQFLDTKKIVWRGSERTVEFFFGSVHSPVSITDEQFTASEQGRIRIVFDYPFDESLRRSPDDAYHRVQGLINSGHEAPVLVWLSDYLSEQRKAQLGRLMRINFLLERDRLSEYTRNFLPEERTKARNQLERARETLTETLAGALSEVYGLTQAKEGTVGAEVTDGRHLLSLQPEHPRPQPPASRQFPQAVAQLADGLFSAMYDKHPDFGPGTGSVPKAVSQSELTTALKWITLALGESDTRIEVDSKDLRAVKRVVEPLDLGTVHEGPLLLKREWWTRINQVASLNGQKDATELTAEDIRRWITRPAEDKGLGYRGLDKQITNLLIAVYALLDNRTWEKYGAVEAAPALDEIGPGWALRAKEMPGEEEYAAARTRAGRLFGVPAKPALFARNVHELAADVHAKASAYEKSVGDVRSVLKRHASLLGLDTTEQAPRTEDLHTAAALLARLVRHGDDPTALVRELAALSYETPDRDLSHTMDSAAELAAALDSTDWALLERVRKLSARDDTVGDRAQRFLDRITEAARATELERSLIPVLKEVRESAHALMDAALQLEPPASAPGPQPPVDAEQVTLSQHGIPPVPSKLPDPGPSQQLRIPPADERSGDDSRPEDRLPAAPHVVDAGPSGAAELPRKLTAVREEIEAYRAAHPDAAVRIVWQVVGDGTVQTGEGEQG is encoded by the coding sequence GTGTTCATTGCTCTCCCACCAGGGGCCCGCCTCGCCCGCCGCCTGGCCACCCACCGGCTGCACGTCTGGGCACACCGCTACGGCTCGGAGACGAACGACGCCGTCGCCCTGGTGGTCGCCGAGCTGGCGGCGAACTCCGTCACGCACGGGGCGGTGCGCGGGCGGGGCGCGCTGTTGCGTCTGAGCCGCGAGCGGGACGGCCTGATCCGGGTGGAGGTCAGCGACACCCGGGGCGAGCGCCTGCCCGCCCCGGCCGCCCCCGACGCCACCGCCGTGGCCGGCCGGGGTCTCATGATCGTCGCGGCGCTCGCCGAGGACTGGCGGTGCGGCCCCGCGAGGGCGCGCCCGGCAAGACTGTATGGGCCTGTCTCCGCCCTTCCAGAGCCCCTGGCTGATGCGCTCCGCCGTCCCGATCCGGGCTCCTCCACCCGGGTGAGCTGGCAGGATAGAAGTCACGCCCGGCCGTGGTGGTGCGGCAGCGCGGGGCGAGGACGCTGTGGGGAGCTGGAACTGCTGATGGCCATGGGCAACGGGACCGTACTGAGGGACGTTCTCGACATCAAGGAGGACGCCCACGCCGGCGACTTCAAGATCGAGCTGTCGCAGGGCTTCTCCGGGAAGTCGGCCGGCTCCATCGCCGAGTACGTGGTCACCCCGCAGCTGGCGAAGGAGTTCGACAAGGCGTTGCGGCTGGTCCGCGACGCCCTGCGGAAGAACACCTCGTACGCCGCCTACCTGCACGGATCCTTCGGCGCCGGTAAGAGTCACTTCCTCACGGTGCTGCACGCCGTGCTCAACGGAGACCCGGCCGCCCAGACCAAGGAGCGCCTCGGCGATGTGGTGACCGGGCACCAGGACTGGCTGCGGGACAAGAAATTCCTGATGGTGCCCTTCCACCTGGTCGGCTACCCCAGCCTGGAGGGGGCGCTGCTCGGCGGCTATGCCGACGCCGTGCGCAAGCTGCACCCCGACGAGGCCACCCCCCTGGTCTTCCGGGCCGACTCGCTGCTCGCCGACGCCCGTAACCTGCGCGCCTCCATCGGGGACGAGGCGTTCCTCCGGCTGCTCCCCGCGCCCAGGTCGCAGAAGGCCCCCGTGCCGCCCGCCGCCCCGGCCGACGGGGACGACACCCCCGAGCTGCGGCCGATCGGCGCCGCCCCCGCCCAGGGCTGGACGGCCGCCGCACTCGACGCCGCACTCGACGCCCCCGCCGGCGACCCGGGCCGTGACCAGCTGGTCACCGCACTGTTCGACGGCCCGATGAAGTCGTACGCGGGCAGCACCGGCGGCGAGGAGGGGGCGTACATCCCGCTGGACGACGGGCTGAGCGAGATCAGCAAGCACGCCAAGGGCCTCGGCTACCAGGGGGTGGTGCTGTTCCTGGACGAGCTGGTGCTGTGGCTGCAGGCCAAGATGTCCGACCGCACCTTCATCAACGAGCAGATCCAGAAGACCGTCAAGCTGATCGAGACCACCAACCCCGACCGGCCGGTGCCGATCATCTCCTTCGTCTCCCGGCAGCGTGACCTCTCCCAGCTCGTCGGCAAGGACGTTCTCGGCTCCGACGTGGAGAACCTCAACCAGGCCCTGAAGTACCTCGAAGAACGCTTCGAGGTGATCAATCTGGAGGACCGCAACCTCCCGGAGATCATCAAGGAGCGGGTCCTGAAGCCGCGCGCCGGCCAGGAGGCGGTCCTCGACGCCGCGTTCGCCGGTATCGACCGGACCAGCCAGATCGTGAAGGACGTGCTTCTCGACGGGGACGGCGCCACCGGCTCGCGCTGGGAGGACTTTCGGTCGGTGTACCCGCTCTCCCCGGCCCTGCTCAACGTGCTGGTCGCCCTGTCCGGGGCGCTCCAGCGCGAGCGCTCAGGGCTGAAGCTGGTGCAGCAGCTCATGGAACTCAATGCCGACACCGAGCTCGGCAGCCTGATCCCGCTCGGCGACCTGTGGGACGTGCTGATCCACGGCACCGGCACCGCCTTCACCGACAAGCTGAACCAGGAGTCGGAGTCCGCGATGCGGTTCCACGCCAAGGCCCGGGCGCACCTGCTGGAGAAGTACGGCTCTCCGGACAGCACCGATTTCCGGGCCGACGAACGCTTCGTCAAGACCCTGCTGCTCGCCGCGCTCGCCCCCGAGGTACCCGCTCTGCGCCAGCTCACCGGCACCCGGCTCGCCGCGCTCAACCACGGCTCGGTCCGCTCCCGGACCGTCCCGGTCGGCGAGCGGGTGCGGGAGCGGATGAAGGCCCTGCAGCTGGAGTTCCCCGCCGAGCTGCGCGCCGAGGGCGGGGACGACCCGGTCTTCTCCATCCACCTGTCCGACCTCGACGTCGAGCCGATCCTGGACGCCGTGGCCGGCGAGGACAAAACCGGAGTCCGCCAGACCTGGGCACGGGAGCGGATGCGGCAGGAACTGGGACTCGGCAAGGGCCCGGAGCAGTTCCTCGACACCAAGAAGATCGTCTGGCGTGGTTCCGAGCGCACCGTGGAATTCTTCTTCGGATCGGTCCACTCCCCCGTCAGCATCACCGATGAACAGTTCACCGCCTCCGAACAGGGCCGCATCAGGATCGTCTTCGACTACCCCTTCGACGAGAGCCTCCGCCGCTCGCCCGACGACGCCTACCACCGGGTCCAGGGCCTGATCAACAGCGGCCACGAGGCTCCCGTCCTGGTCTGGCTGAGCGATTACCTCTCCGAGCAGCGCAAGGCTCAGCTGGGGCGGCTGATGCGGATCAACTTCCTGCTCGAGCGCGACCGGCTCTCCGAGTACACCCGCAACTTCCTGCCCGAGGAGCGGACCAAGGCCCGCAACCAGCTGGAGCGGGCCCGGGAGACGCTCACCGAGACCCTGGCCGGCGCACTGAGCGAGGTCTACGGCCTCACTCAGGCCAAGGAGGGAACCGTCGGCGCGGAGGTGACCGACGGCCGGCACCTCCTGTCCCTGCAGCCCGAGCACCCGCGCCCGCAGCCCCCGGCGAGCAGGCAGTTCCCGCAGGCGGTCGCCCAGCTCGCCGACGGACTGTTCTCGGCGATGTACGACAAGCACCCGGACTTCGGTCCCGGCACCGGCTCCGTACCCAAGGCGGTCAGTCAGAGCGAGCTGACCACCGCCCTGAAGTGGATCACCCTGGCGCTCGGCGAGAGCGACACTCGCATCGAGGTCGACTCCAAGGACCTGCGGGCCGTCAAGCGGGTCGTGGAGCCCCTGGACCTCGGCACCGTCCACGAGGGGCCGTTGCTCCTGAAGCGGGAGTGGTGGACCCGCATCAACCAGGTCGCCTCCCTCAACGGCCAGAAGGACGCCACCGAGCTGACCGCCGAGGACATCCGCCGCTGGATCACCCGTCCCGCCGAGGACAAGGGACTGGGGTACCGCGGCCTCGACAAGCAGATCACCAATCTGCTGATCGCCGTCTACGCCCTGCTCGACAACCGCACCTGGGAGAAGTACGGAGCCGTCGAGGCGGCCCCCGCACTGGACGAAATCGGGCCCGGGTGGGCGCTGCGTGCCAAGGAGATGCCCGGCGAGGAGGAGTACGCGGCGGCCCGGACCCGGGCCGGACGGCTGTTCGGCGTCCCCGCCAAGCCCGCCCTGTTCGCCCGCAACGTCCACGAGCTGGCCGCCGACGTCCACGCCAAGGCCTCCGCATACGAGAAGAGCGTGGGAGACGTCCGGTCCGTCCTCAAGCGCCACGCCTCACTCCTCGGCCTCGACACAACGGAGCAGGCCCCGCGCACCGAGGACTTGCACACCGCCGCCGCGCTCCTGGCCCGGCTCGTCCGGCACGGCGACGACCCCACCGCCCTCGTCCGCGAACTGGCCGCCCTGTCGTACGAGACACCGGACCGCGATCTCTCACACACTATGGACAGCGCCGCGGAGCTCGCCGCGGCCCTGGACAGCACCGACTGGGCGCTCCTCGAACGTGTGCGCAAGCTCAGCGCACGGGACGACACCGTGGGCGACCGGGCCCAGCGGTTCCTGGACCGCATCACGGAGGCCGCCCGGGCCACGGAGCTGGAGCGGTCCCTGATTCCCGTGCTCAAGGAGGTCCGCGAGAGCGCCCACGCACTGATGGACGCGGCCCTCCAGCTGGAACCGCCTGCCTCCGCACCCGGCCCGCAGCCGCCGGTGGACGCCGAGCAGGTCACCCTGTCCCAGCACGGCATCCCGCCGGTGCCCTCGAAGCTGCCCGACCCCGGCCCCTCCCAGCAGCTCCGCATCCCGCCGGCCGACGAGCGCTCCGGTGACGACAGCAGGCCGGAAGACCGTCTTCCGGCCGCCCCGCACGTCGTGGACGCCGGCCCCTCCGGAGCCGCTGAGCTCCCCCGGAAGCTGACCGCCGTACGGGAGGAGATCGAGGCCTACCGTGCCGCGCACCCGGACGCGGCGGTGCGGATCGTCTGGCAGGTTGTCGGCGACGGCACCGTACAGACGGGGGAGGGCGAACAGGGATGA
- a CDS encoding DUF397 domain-containing protein: protein MNTRVSAGELVWVKSSYSAGSAGDCVEVAATVDAVHVRDSKRAEGPTFAVGAEEWAAFLRIAGHG, encoded by the coding sequence ATGAACACGCGGGTTTCCGCAGGTGAACTGGTCTGGGTCAAGAGCAGTTACAGCGCGGGCAGCGCTGGGGACTGCGTCGAGGTCGCCGCTACCGTCGATGCCGTCCACGTGCGGGACTCCAAGCGGGCCGAAGGGCCGACCTTCGCCGTCGGGGCCGAGGAGTGGGCCGCGTTCCTGCGCATCGCGGGGCACGGCTGA